The window TGAAATCCTCGGGGCTCATCCCCGTATACCGTTTAAAGACCGCACAGAAATAACTGGGATTGACAGCGAAGAGTCACTCAACAGTTCTTTGGCCAGACCAAATCTCTTGTTAGTTATATAATCCGTGTTGTTCCCGTTTCCTTTTTAATAAGCGCGCTTAAATAACCGAGACTCGATCAACATGTGCCTAGACTTGCATTCATTGCAAAGCTCATCCAGCCCATTATGAAAATTTGCTCCTGCTTTTGTTCTTTAATAGCTACTACGATTTTAAGTATCGTTTTCGTCAGCACTGCGGCAGGGTCAGTCGCTTTATATTCGATCATCTGTTTACCTTGTTGGTTGAAAGAACTGAACAGGGCAATATCCGATTCCTGATAAAGCTTGGCAACGGGTGTAAAGAAAACTCCTATGCTGCTTATTCCGATACACTGGGTATTGAAAAGGTTTGCCGAAATAAAATCCAATATACCAATCGGGTTTTTGGATTCATCATAATTTAACAGAATGGAGATTTTATTTTGTCCTGTACGAAAGCGGATACATTTTATTCCATCGTTTGTTATAATCATAACTCCGGCATCTGAAAACGTTGAGTGTGGATATAAACAACTAATGAACCGAAAGTTTCAGTAAGCTTATTTTTGTCGCCTGCTTCAACAAATAATCAAAGGCGCCGAGTCGTACTGCTTTTTGGTGCATACTCAAACTCCGCATAGCCGCTGACCAAAATGACATGGGTATCCAACTGTTGCTCCTTGATTTGTTCCAACAGTTCAATTCCGTTTAATCCCGGCATTCGGATATCCGATATCACGACCTCAGGTTTTTTTCCAAAATGGTCTCCAGAGCTGTTAACCCGTTATATGCCTCCCCGATCACGGTATAGCCCAAGCTCTCCAAATCAATCAACGCTTTTAACCCATATACGCCCCACGGCTCAACGTCAACAATCAATACGTTGCACATGATTATTTGTCCTCCTGTTATTCTGAATGATTCTGTGCAGGAAAGGTGATTCTAATCGTTGTACCCACATGCAATTTACTTTGTATGGTCATCTCAGCCTCATCACCGTAAAACAACTTGATTCTCCGATAAATATTGGATAACCTAATTCCTAGTTTGGCATCTTTCTCCGAATAGCTAGATGTGTCTAATTGCCGCAGGCCATTTAACAGCTCCTCAAGTTCCATATCTTCCATCCCGTATCCATCATCTCGGATTACGTATTGAACTTGGTTTTGCGCAATCTTTTGCACCGTAATCTGAACGAGGACGTTATCGATTTTTTTCTACAATCCGTGAAAAACTGTATTTTCTACAATCGGTTAAAGCAGCATTTTAAGCGTCCTCACTTCCAACAGGTTTGATATGCGAGATTTCATCCTGGATGGTTACGAAATCGTTCCCTGAACATATTGGATAAGGATGTCGATATATCAGCAAATTCCTGAACTTTGTAATAATAAGCGAAGCGCGGATACATTCCAATGTGTTGTACAAAAAGTGGGGGTTAATCTGATTTCGAAACGCTGAGATTTCCATCTGTTTTTTCGTGATTTCGATTTCGTACATCTACTTTTGCGTAAGCTGAATCTCTTTGCTTAGGGTATCAATTTCATCCAAGCATTTTATTCAAATTAACGGCGAGCACGCCAATTTCATTAAGATGGACAACGTTGAAGCGGTTTTCTCCACCCTTTTTCGAGCAGTGTTAGTGTTGGCCACTGTCAGCACATTTCCGCTCCATGTATTTTTCACCTTATACGTTCAGTTAGCGATGCTTGCCGTTGGATTGGACTCAGCCGACTGTGTCGTCCGCGCTTTGTACGCGAGACTTTACGAGTTCCATTTGTAAATCTCGATCTGTACATTTCAGCCCCGCCAGAAATTGAAAACGTTTACTAATTCCATTATGCTGACGGATTTAGCTCCGGTCTTTAGACCTCTTCGGAAATTGTTGTGCTTCTTCAAATACAAATAGGGGCTTTCCAAGAGATAGCCCCGTTAAAGAATTTGTTTTTATACCTTTTAGAAATGCCGCAGGTTTGCATTGCCTACACTTGGCCGCCATCTGCTCCGATGGCATGGACGGGGACGGCTTGCAAACCCGGGTCCCAACCTTACATATATGAAGGCTTAACCGTATAAATAAACCCGGGCTCTGTATCGAAAGCGATCGTCCCGTATGCGTTGCTTTCGAACTGGGCGGTTCTGCCGTCCGCTTCCACCTTCAGCGGAACTGAAGCCGTAACACGGCAAGGACCGCCGAGAAGCGAACGAATCTCTGCCTTTACGAGCGCGTTGTTCTCCCAGGCAAGACCGATCTCAAAGCCCCCTCTTGCTCGAAGTCCTTTGACTGAGCCGGTTTCCCATGCATTTGGAAGAGCAGGCAGCAGACGGATGGCGCCGGCATGAGACTGC is drawn from Paenibacillus sp. V4I7 and contains these coding sequences:
- a CDS encoding histidine kinase → MYEIEITKKQMEISAFRNQINPHFLYNTLECIRASLIITKFRNLLIYRHPYPICSGNDFVTIQDEISHIKPVGSEDA
- a CDS encoding sensor histidine kinase — translated: MQKIAQNQVQYVIRDDGYGMEDMELEELLNGLRQLDTSSYSEKDAKLGIRLSNIYRRIKLFYGDEAEMTIQSKLHVGTTIRITFPAQNHSE